A stretch of Komagataella phaffii GS115 chromosome 2, complete sequence DNA encodes these proteins:
- a CDS encoding Single-domain racemase, possibly non-specific due to the lack of the second domain, with product MIQSCEYFPMLKHSVKRLILLRTMSNYPKATEERSKELLENVNHILDQITSVKSPNGRPVNLVCVSKLKPSSDIMALYDAGFRHFGENYVQELVSKAQELPKDIKWHFIGGLQTNKCKDLATRIDNLYAVETIDSIKKANKLNSSRDASKPKINVFIQVNTSGEEQKSGISSYDDLLALAKVIKNDCPNLTLKGLMTIGSIQQSTAAGERNKDFDQLTAHNEKLESDLGTTLELSMGMSSDFEQAIRQGSTSVRVGSSIFGARPPRNGH from the coding sequence ATGATTCAATCATGTGAATATTTTCCTATGCTTAAGCACTCTGTAAAAAGATTGATCCTCCTTCGAACGATGTCTAACTACCCTAAAGCGACTGAAGAAAGATCTAAAGAGCTTTTAGAGAATGTTAATCATATATTGGACCAGATAACCAGTGTAAAGTCGCCCAACGGGAGGCCTGTCAACTTGGTTTGTGTGTCTAAGCTGAAACCATCAAGTGATATTATGGCACTTTATGATGCTGGCTTTCGccattttggagaaaactACGTTCAGGAACTGGTTTCAAAAGCACAAGAGCTTCCCAAAGACATCAAGTGGCACTTTATTGGTGGTCTCCAAACCAATAAATGTAAGGATTTAGCTACCAGGATTGATAATTTGTATGCAGTGGAGACAATCGATAGCATCAAGAAGGCGAATAAGTTGAACAGCAGCCGTGATGCATCCAAACCTAAAATTAACGTCTTCATCCAGGTGAATACTTCCGgtgaagaacaaaagagCGGCATATCCTCTTATGACGATCTTCTCGCATTGGCCAAGGTGATCAAGAATGATTGCCCCAATCTCACTTTGAAGGGTTTAATGACCATTGGGTCAATTCAACAATCTACAGCAGCCGGTGAAAGgaacaaagattttgacCAGTTGACGGCACACAATGAAAAACTAGAATCTGATTTAGGAACCACGCTGGAGCTCTCCATGGGTATGAGCTCAGACTTCGAGCAGGCTATAAGGCAAGGGTCTACAAGCGTTCGTGTTGGTAGCAGCATATTTGGTGCAAGGCCTCCTAGAAATGGGCATTAG